One segment of Pseudomonas asgharzadehiana DNA contains the following:
- the atuD gene encoding citronellyl-CoA dehydrogenase codes for MIFTQEHQELRRSVRAFVDREINPHVDEWEKAGRFPIHEIFRKAGDLGLLGICKPQKFGGMGLDYSYSIVAAEEFGTIHCGGIPMSIGVQTDMCTPALARFGSDELREQFLRPAISGEQVGCIGVSETGAGSDVAGLKTHARKDGDDYVINGSKMWITNSPSADFICLLANTSDDKPHINKSLIMVPMNTPGVSVSPPLEKLGMHSSETAQVFFDGVRVPQRNRIGHEGAGFMMQMLQFQEERLFGAANMIKGLEHCIDSTIDYCKERQTFGKALIDNQVIHFRLAELSTEIECLRALVYQATEQYIKGQDVTRLASMAKLKAGRLGREVSDSCLQYWGGMGFMWDNPVARAYRDVRLVSIGGGADEIMLGIICKLMGTLPGKKP; via the coding sequence ATGATCTTCACCCAGGAACACCAGGAACTGCGCCGCAGCGTGCGCGCCTTCGTTGACCGCGAGATCAACCCCCATGTGGACGAATGGGAAAAGGCCGGGCGTTTTCCCATCCACGAGATCTTCCGCAAGGCCGGCGACCTCGGCCTGCTGGGCATTTGCAAGCCGCAAAAGTTCGGCGGCATGGGCCTGGACTACAGCTACTCGATTGTCGCCGCCGAAGAGTTCGGCACCATCCATTGCGGCGGCATTCCCATGTCCATCGGCGTGCAGACCGACATGTGCACCCCCGCCCTCGCCCGCTTCGGCTCCGATGAGCTGCGCGAGCAATTCCTGCGCCCGGCCATCAGTGGCGAGCAGGTCGGTTGCATCGGGGTCTCGGAAACCGGCGCCGGCTCCGACGTGGCCGGGCTCAAGACCCACGCGCGCAAGGATGGCGATGACTACGTGATCAACGGCAGCAAAATGTGGATCACCAACTCGCCCAGCGCCGACTTCATTTGCCTGCTGGCCAACACCTCCGACGACAAGCCGCACATCAACAAATCACTGATCATGGTGCCCATGAACACCCCCGGTGTCAGCGTCAGCCCGCCCCTGGAAAAGCTCGGCATGCACAGCTCCGAAACCGCCCAGGTGTTCTTCGATGGCGTGCGCGTGCCACAACGCAACCGCATCGGCCATGAAGGCGCGGGTTTCATGATGCAGATGCTGCAATTCCAGGAAGAACGCCTGTTCGGCGCGGCCAACATGATCAAGGGCCTGGAGCACTGCATCGACAGCACCATCGACTATTGCAAGGAGCGCCAGACCTTCGGCAAGGCGCTGATCGACAACCAGGTGATCCACTTTCGCCTGGCCGAACTGAGCACCGAAATCGAATGCCTGCGGGCGCTGGTGTACCAGGCCACCGAGCAATACATCAAGGGCCAGGACGTGACTCGCCTGGCGTCCATGGCCAAACTCAAGGCCGGGCGCCTGGGCCGCGAAGTCAGTGACAGCTGCCTGCAATATTGGGGCGGCATGGGCTTTATGTGGGACAACCCGGTAGCGCGGGCCTATCGCGACGTGCGCCTGGTGTCGATCGGCGGCGGCGCCGACGAAATCATGCTGGGCATCATCTGCAAACTGATGGGCACCCTGCCGGGGAAAAAACCATGA